From a region of the Salarias fasciatus chromosome 6, fSalaFa1.1, whole genome shotgun sequence genome:
- the LOC115390774 gene encoding uncharacterized protein LOC115390774: MDPLLLITTCALSSVSRARPSTGEWIKDVRVKERGDIILCCDSGTNTNLENETLDLRRYINSTTYKYLAIWHHDEPEQHDTRASISLNDPRSGVATTNISNAALSDSGLHQIYSPSLKFSCWFNVIVERRETGSIQNVSSTAGPPSSTTSPAASAAGGPNPWLIGAAALLIVAGGGFLDLEEAWRPPAVSRDFQPVQKGGESSREPGNDRPEHPSR, encoded by the exons ATGGATCCGCTCCTGCTCATCACCACCTGCGCGCTGAGCTCAGTGTCGCGTGCTCGACCCTCCACAG GTGAATGGATCAAGGATGTCAGGGTGAAGGAGCGTGGAGATATCATCCTTTGCTGTGACTCAGGAACCAATACCAACCTTGAAAATGAGACCCTGGACCTCAGGAGATACATCAACTCCACAACTTATAAATATCTCGCTATCTGGCATCATGATGAGCCGGAGCAACATGATACCAGAGCTTCTATCAGCCTGAATGACCCGAGGTCCGGTGTGGCGACGACAAACATCAGCAACGCTGCTCTGTCTGACAGCGGACTACACCAAATCTACAGTCCAAGTCTCAAGTTCTCCTGTTGGTTTAATGTCATCG TCGAGCGCAGAGAGACGGGTTCGATCCAGAACGTTTCCAGCACCGCCGGTCCTCCGAGCAGCACCACCAGTCCAGCAGCTTCTG ctgctggaggaccaaACCCCTGGCTCATCggcgctgctgctctgctcatcgtcgctggaggaggcttccTGGATCTTGAAGAAGCGTGGCGTCCGCCTGCCGTGTCTCG AGATTTTCAACCAGTCCAGAAAGGAGGAGAGTCCAGTAGAGAACCAGGAAATGATCGTCCTGAACATCCCAGCaggtga